A single window of Pungitius pungitius chromosome 20, fPunPun2.1, whole genome shotgun sequence DNA harbors:
- the LOC119195212 gene encoding DNA (cytosine-5)-methyltransferase 3A-like isoform X7 has product MKKKQMAERKRPREEGLHVRHAERRAYREAEMNMMDDLSEGDFQKEEESASPAPPPSQQQTAPASPTVAVTPEPVARVERATPREIEYQDGRGFGIGVLVFGKLRGFSWWPGRIVSWLMSGRSRAADGTRWVMWFGDGKFSVVCVEKLMLLSSFSPAFHQPTYNKQPMYRKAIFEALQVASVRAGRPIPSCDASDDADGVEIQTRQIIEWAMSGFPPKGPQSLEPPEEERNPYKEVYPEMWAEPEAAYTPPPAKKPRKNSAEKAKIREVIDEGTRERLICEVKKKTRNIDDICISCGSLNVSLEHPLFGGAMCQGCKNSFLECAYQYDDDGYQSYCTICCGGREVLMCGNNNCCRCFCVECVDLLVGPGSAATAIKEDPWNCFMCGPRSSFGLLRRRDDWPSRLQHFFANNHEQDFEPAKLYPPVSAEKRKPIRVLSLFDGIATGLLVLKDLGMQVDKYVASEVCEDSITVGMVRHEGRIMYVGDVRNVTRKLIEEWGPFDLVIGGSPCNDLSIVNPARKGLFEGTGRLFFEFYRLLHEARPKTGDMRPFYWLFENVVAMGVSDKRDISRFLECNPVMIDAKEVSAAHRARYFWGNLPGMSRPLTAMTNDRLDLQDCLEHGRTAKFEKLRTITTRSNSVKQGKDEHFPVFMDSKEDILWCTEMERVFGFPVHYTDVSNMSRLARQRLLGRSWSVPVIRHLFAPLKEYFACN; this is encoded by the exons atgaaGAAGAAGCAAATGGCTGAGAGAAAGAGACCCAGGGAGGAAGGGTTGCATGTCCGCCAT GCAGAGCGCCGGGCGTACAGAGAGGCGGAGATGAACATGATGGACGATCTATCAGAAGGGGACtttcagaaagaggaggagtcaGCCAGcccagcccctcccccttcacaacaacaaacagcccCAGCATCACCAACAGTTGCCGTGACGCCGGAGCCAGTTGCCAGGGTAGAACGGGCCACCCCGCGGGAGATAGAGTACCAG GATGGCAGGGGATTTGGCATCGGCGTTCTGGTGTTCGGGAAGCTGCGGGGTTTCTCCTGGTGGCCCGGCAGAATCGTCTCCTGGTTGATGAGCGGCCGGAGTCGAGCTGCAGATGGAACTCGCTGGGTGATGTGGTTCGGAGACGGAAAGTTCTCTGTG GTTTGTGTGGAGAAGCTGATGCTTCTGAGCTCTTTCTCACCTGCCTTCCACCAGCCCACCTACAACAAACAGCCCATGTACCGAAAAGCCATCTTTGAGGCTCTGCAG GTGGCCAGTGTCCGGGCAGGGAGGCCAATTCCTTCCTGTGATGCGAGCGATGATGCAGATGGGGTAGAGATTCAAACCAGACAGATAATAGAGTGGGCCATGTCCGGCTTCCCACCCAAGGGTCCACAGTCACTGGAGCCTCCGGAGG AGGAACGGAATCCATATAAAGAAGTGTACCCAGAGATGTGGGCGGAACCGGAGGCAGCGTACACGCCGCCACCCGCCAAGAAGCCCCGTAAGAACTCAGCTGAAAAAGCTAAGATCAGAGAGGTGATAGACGAAGGCACcagag AGAGACTCATATGTGAGGTCAAGAAGAAGACCAGGAACATAGACG ATATCTGCATCTCTTGTGGAAGCCTCAACGTCTCTCTGGAGCATCCTCTCTTCGGAGGTGCAATGTGTCAGGGGTGCAAA AACTCGTTCCTGGAGTGCGCCTACCAGTACGACGATGACGGCTACCAGTCCTACTGCACCATCTGCTGTGGAGGCAGAGAGGTGCTAATGTGtggcaacaacaactgctgtaG GTGTTTCTGTGTGGAATGTGTGGATCTGTTGGTCGGTCCCGGCTCGGCCGCGACTGCCATCAAAGAAGACCCCTGGAACTGCTTCATGTGTGGCCCCCGGAGCAGCTTTGGGTTACTGCGGCGACGCGACGACTGGCCCAGCAGACTACAACACTTCTTCGCCAACAACCACGAGCAGGATTTT GAGCCAGCCAAGTTGTATCCTCCAGTTTCAGCAGAGAAGAGAAAACCAATCAGAGTTCTCTCCCTGTTTGATGGCATTGCCACAG gtcTATTGGTGCTGAAGGATTTGGGCATGCAGGTTGACAAGTACGTTGCCTCCGAGGTGTGTGAGGACTCCATCACTGTCGGCATGGTGCGACACGAGGGTCGCATCATGTATGTGGGTGACGTACGTAACGTGACACGCAAACTT ATCGAGGAATGGGGGCCATTCGACCTGGTGATTGGAGGAAGCCCCTGCAACGACCTCTCCATAGTCAACCCTGCAAGGAAAGGCCTTTTCG AGGGAACAGGCCGCTTGTTCTTTGAGTTTTACCGCCTGCTGCACGAAGCTCGGCCGAAAACAGGTGACATGCGTCCATTCTACTGGCTGTTTGAGAACGTGGTGGCGATGGGAGTCAGCGACAAACGGGACATCTCCCGCTTTCTAGAG tGTAACCCGGTGATGATCGACGCCAAAGAGGTCTCTGCTGCCCACCGCGCTCGCTATTTCTGGGGAAACCTGCCAGGCATGTCCAG ACCTCTTACAGCCATGACGAATGACCGGCTGGACCTACAAGACTGTCTTGAGCATGGGCGCACAGCCAAG TTTGAGAAGTTGCGTACGATAACGACACGCTCCAACTCTGTGAAGCAGGGGAAAGACGAGCATTTCCCCGTGTTCATGGACAGCAAGGAGGACATCCTCTGGTGCACCGAGATGGAAAG ggtcTTTGGTTTCCCCGTCCACTACACCGACGTGTCCAACATGAGTCGTCTCGCCAGGCAAAGGCTGCTGGGTCGCTCCTGGAGCGTCCCCGTCATCAGGCACCTCTTCGCCCCGCTCAAGGAGTACTTTGCCTGCAACTAG
- the LOC119195212 gene encoding DNA (cytosine-5)-methyltransferase 3A-like isoform X5 has product MPSNSPAAAEPPVTPENDIANDVNEDGADHDSPEEGTPASPRTKRRVGRPGRKRKQLLPAERRAYREAEMNMMDDLSEGDFQKEEESASPAPPPSQQQTAPASPTVAVTPEPVARVERATPREIEYQDGRGFGIGVLVFGKLRGFSWWPGRIVSWLMSGRSRAADGTRWVMWFGDGKFSVVCVEKLMLLSSFSPAFHQPTYNKQPMYRKAIFEALQVASVRAGRPIPSCDASDDADGVEIQTRQIIEWAMSGFPPKGPQSLEPPEEERNPYKEVYPEMWAEPEAAYTPPPAKKPRKNSAEKAKIREVIDEGTRERLICEVKKKTRNIDDICISCGSLNVSLEHPLFGGAMCQGCKNSFLECAYQYDDDGYQSYCTICCGGREVLMCGNNNCCRCFCVECVDLLVGPGSAATAIKEDPWNCFMCGPRSSFGLLRRRDDWPSRLQHFFANNHEQDFEPAKLYPPVSAEKRKPIRVLSLFDGIATGLLVLKDLGMQVDKYVASEVCEDSITVGMVRHEGRIMYVGDVRNVTRKLIEEWGPFDLVIGGSPCNDLSIVNPARKGLFEGTGRLFFEFYRLLHEARPKTGDMRPFYWLFENVVAMGVSDKRDISRFLECNPVMIDAKEVSAAHRARYFWGNLPGMSRPLTAMTNDRLDLQDCLEHGRTAKFEKLRTITTRSNSVKQGKDEHFPVFMDSKEDILWCTEMERVFGFPVHYTDVSNMSRLARQRLLGRSWSVPVIRHLFAPLKEYFACN; this is encoded by the exons GCAGAGCGCCGGGCGTACAGAGAGGCGGAGATGAACATGATGGACGATCTATCAGAAGGGGACtttcagaaagaggaggagtcaGCCAGcccagcccctcccccttcacaacaacaaacagcccCAGCATCACCAACAGTTGCCGTGACGCCGGAGCCAGTTGCCAGGGTAGAACGGGCCACCCCGCGGGAGATAGAGTACCAG GATGGCAGGGGATTTGGCATCGGCGTTCTGGTGTTCGGGAAGCTGCGGGGTTTCTCCTGGTGGCCCGGCAGAATCGTCTCCTGGTTGATGAGCGGCCGGAGTCGAGCTGCAGATGGAACTCGCTGGGTGATGTGGTTCGGAGACGGAAAGTTCTCTGTG GTTTGTGTGGAGAAGCTGATGCTTCTGAGCTCTTTCTCACCTGCCTTCCACCAGCCCACCTACAACAAACAGCCCATGTACCGAAAAGCCATCTTTGAGGCTCTGCAG GTGGCCAGTGTCCGGGCAGGGAGGCCAATTCCTTCCTGTGATGCGAGCGATGATGCAGATGGGGTAGAGATTCAAACCAGACAGATAATAGAGTGGGCCATGTCCGGCTTCCCACCCAAGGGTCCACAGTCACTGGAGCCTCCGGAGG AGGAACGGAATCCATATAAAGAAGTGTACCCAGAGATGTGGGCGGAACCGGAGGCAGCGTACACGCCGCCACCCGCCAAGAAGCCCCGTAAGAACTCAGCTGAAAAAGCTAAGATCAGAGAGGTGATAGACGAAGGCACcagag AGAGACTCATATGTGAGGTCAAGAAGAAGACCAGGAACATAGACG ATATCTGCATCTCTTGTGGAAGCCTCAACGTCTCTCTGGAGCATCCTCTCTTCGGAGGTGCAATGTGTCAGGGGTGCAAA AACTCGTTCCTGGAGTGCGCCTACCAGTACGACGATGACGGCTACCAGTCCTACTGCACCATCTGCTGTGGAGGCAGAGAGGTGCTAATGTGtggcaacaacaactgctgtaG GTGTTTCTGTGTGGAATGTGTGGATCTGTTGGTCGGTCCCGGCTCGGCCGCGACTGCCATCAAAGAAGACCCCTGGAACTGCTTCATGTGTGGCCCCCGGAGCAGCTTTGGGTTACTGCGGCGACGCGACGACTGGCCCAGCAGACTACAACACTTCTTCGCCAACAACCACGAGCAGGATTTT GAGCCAGCCAAGTTGTATCCTCCAGTTTCAGCAGAGAAGAGAAAACCAATCAGAGTTCTCTCCCTGTTTGATGGCATTGCCACAG gtcTATTGGTGCTGAAGGATTTGGGCATGCAGGTTGACAAGTACGTTGCCTCCGAGGTGTGTGAGGACTCCATCACTGTCGGCATGGTGCGACACGAGGGTCGCATCATGTATGTGGGTGACGTACGTAACGTGACACGCAAACTT ATCGAGGAATGGGGGCCATTCGACCTGGTGATTGGAGGAAGCCCCTGCAACGACCTCTCCATAGTCAACCCTGCAAGGAAAGGCCTTTTCG AGGGAACAGGCCGCTTGTTCTTTGAGTTTTACCGCCTGCTGCACGAAGCTCGGCCGAAAACAGGTGACATGCGTCCATTCTACTGGCTGTTTGAGAACGTGGTGGCGATGGGAGTCAGCGACAAACGGGACATCTCCCGCTTTCTAGAG tGTAACCCGGTGATGATCGACGCCAAAGAGGTCTCTGCTGCCCACCGCGCTCGCTATTTCTGGGGAAACCTGCCAGGCATGTCCAG ACCTCTTACAGCCATGACGAATGACCGGCTGGACCTACAAGACTGTCTTGAGCATGGGCGCACAGCCAAG TTTGAGAAGTTGCGTACGATAACGACACGCTCCAACTCTGTGAAGCAGGGGAAAGACGAGCATTTCCCCGTGTTCATGGACAGCAAGGAGGACATCCTCTGGTGCACCGAGATGGAAAG ggtcTTTGGTTTCCCCGTCCACTACACCGACGTGTCCAACATGAGTCGTCTCGCCAGGCAAAGGCTGCTGGGTCGCTCCTGGAGCGTCCCCGTCATCAGGCACCTCTTCGCCCCGCTCAAGGAGTACTTTGCCTGCAACTAG
- the LOC119195212 gene encoding DNA (cytosine-5)-methyltransferase 3A-like isoform X6 has translation MPSNSPAAAEPPVTPENDIANDVNEDGADHDSPEEGTPASPRTKRRVGRPGRKRKQLLPAERRAYREAEMNMMDDLSEGDFQKEEESASPAPPPSQQQTAPASPTVAVTPEPVARVERATPREIEYQDGRGFGIGVLVFGKLRGFSWWPGRIVSWLMSGRSRAADGTRWVMWFGDGKFSVVCVEKLMLLSSFSPAFHQPTYNKQPMYRKAIFEALQVASVRAGRPIPSCDASDDADGVEIQTRQIIEWAMSGFPPKGPQSLEPPEEERNPYKEVYPEMWAEPEAAYTPPPAKKPRKNSAEKAKIREVIDEGTRERLICEVKKKTRNIDDICISCGSLNVSLEHPLFGGAMCQGCKNSFLECAYQYDDDGYQSYCTICCGGREVLMCGNNNCCRCFCVECVDLLVGPGSAATAIKEDPWNCFMCGPRSSFGLLRRRDDWPSRLQHFFANNHEQDFEPAKLYPPVSAEKRKPIRVLSLFDGIATGLLVLKDLGMQVDKYVASEVCEDSITVGMVRHEGRIMYVGDVRNVTRKLIEEWGPFDLVIGGSPCNDLSIVNPARKGLFEGTGRLFFEFYRLLHEARPKTGDMRPFYWLFENVVAMGVSDKRDISRFLECNPVMIDAKEVSAAHRARYFWGNLPGMSRPLTAMTNDRLDLQDCLEHGRTAKGKDEHFPVFMDSKEDILWCTEMERVFGFPVHYTDVSNMSRLARQRLLGRSWSVPVIRHLFAPLKEYFACN, from the exons GCAGAGCGCCGGGCGTACAGAGAGGCGGAGATGAACATGATGGACGATCTATCAGAAGGGGACtttcagaaagaggaggagtcaGCCAGcccagcccctcccccttcacaacaacaaacagcccCAGCATCACCAACAGTTGCCGTGACGCCGGAGCCAGTTGCCAGGGTAGAACGGGCCACCCCGCGGGAGATAGAGTACCAG GATGGCAGGGGATTTGGCATCGGCGTTCTGGTGTTCGGGAAGCTGCGGGGTTTCTCCTGGTGGCCCGGCAGAATCGTCTCCTGGTTGATGAGCGGCCGGAGTCGAGCTGCAGATGGAACTCGCTGGGTGATGTGGTTCGGAGACGGAAAGTTCTCTGTG GTTTGTGTGGAGAAGCTGATGCTTCTGAGCTCTTTCTCACCTGCCTTCCACCAGCCCACCTACAACAAACAGCCCATGTACCGAAAAGCCATCTTTGAGGCTCTGCAG GTGGCCAGTGTCCGGGCAGGGAGGCCAATTCCTTCCTGTGATGCGAGCGATGATGCAGATGGGGTAGAGATTCAAACCAGACAGATAATAGAGTGGGCCATGTCCGGCTTCCCACCCAAGGGTCCACAGTCACTGGAGCCTCCGGAGG AGGAACGGAATCCATATAAAGAAGTGTACCCAGAGATGTGGGCGGAACCGGAGGCAGCGTACACGCCGCCACCCGCCAAGAAGCCCCGTAAGAACTCAGCTGAAAAAGCTAAGATCAGAGAGGTGATAGACGAAGGCACcagag AGAGACTCATATGTGAGGTCAAGAAGAAGACCAGGAACATAGACG ATATCTGCATCTCTTGTGGAAGCCTCAACGTCTCTCTGGAGCATCCTCTCTTCGGAGGTGCAATGTGTCAGGGGTGCAAA AACTCGTTCCTGGAGTGCGCCTACCAGTACGACGATGACGGCTACCAGTCCTACTGCACCATCTGCTGTGGAGGCAGAGAGGTGCTAATGTGtggcaacaacaactgctgtaG GTGTTTCTGTGTGGAATGTGTGGATCTGTTGGTCGGTCCCGGCTCGGCCGCGACTGCCATCAAAGAAGACCCCTGGAACTGCTTCATGTGTGGCCCCCGGAGCAGCTTTGGGTTACTGCGGCGACGCGACGACTGGCCCAGCAGACTACAACACTTCTTCGCCAACAACCACGAGCAGGATTTT GAGCCAGCCAAGTTGTATCCTCCAGTTTCAGCAGAGAAGAGAAAACCAATCAGAGTTCTCTCCCTGTTTGATGGCATTGCCACAG gtcTATTGGTGCTGAAGGATTTGGGCATGCAGGTTGACAAGTACGTTGCCTCCGAGGTGTGTGAGGACTCCATCACTGTCGGCATGGTGCGACACGAGGGTCGCATCATGTATGTGGGTGACGTACGTAACGTGACACGCAAACTT ATCGAGGAATGGGGGCCATTCGACCTGGTGATTGGAGGAAGCCCCTGCAACGACCTCTCCATAGTCAACCCTGCAAGGAAAGGCCTTTTCG AGGGAACAGGCCGCTTGTTCTTTGAGTTTTACCGCCTGCTGCACGAAGCTCGGCCGAAAACAGGTGACATGCGTCCATTCTACTGGCTGTTTGAGAACGTGGTGGCGATGGGAGTCAGCGACAAACGGGACATCTCCCGCTTTCTAGAG tGTAACCCGGTGATGATCGACGCCAAAGAGGTCTCTGCTGCCCACCGCGCTCGCTATTTCTGGGGAAACCTGCCAGGCATGTCCAG ACCTCTTACAGCCATGACGAATGACCGGCTGGACCTACAAGACTGTCTTGAGCATGGGCGCACAGCCAAG GGGAAAGACGAGCATTTCCCCGTGTTCATGGACAGCAAGGAGGACATCCTCTGGTGCACCGAGATGGAAAG ggtcTTTGGTTTCCCCGTCCACTACACCGACGTGTCCAACATGAGTCGTCTCGCCAGGCAAAGGCTGCTGGGTCGCTCCTGGAGCGTCCCCGTCATCAGGCACCTCTTCGCCCCGCTCAAGGAGTACTTTGCCTGCAACTAG